From a region of the Lactuca sativa cultivar Salinas chromosome 4, Lsat_Salinas_v11, whole genome shotgun sequence genome:
- the LOC111899172 gene encoding protein EXPRESSION OF TERPENOIDS 1 gives MAGFFSLGSATYHSQQDPISTSNLPSNPTPNSNPTESSSWFLYGSTRSTHDRPSTTTTTTTTKDFELWQQPTQADVSHNLLAGAASMGGGGGGGDGRLINFSDESTWGSAAFVMMGHGVIGGGSSGGSGGVSCQDCGNQAKKDCPHMRCRTCCKSRGFHCQTHVKSTWVPAAKRRERQQYSSGTQDQSRRRVHQNTKRTRSTQDHENPNMLNPITGAIAYNSSSGLEVGNFPSEVTTQANFRCVRVSSIDETDDQFAYQAAVNIGGHLFKGILYDQGPEGQQYMGGDTSSGGSAGGIPQLNLTTTTTTSPGNSTAAANYIGHSLYPSLGGNDYMSSTQFFHQISRD, from the exons ATGGCCGGCTTCTTCTCTTTAGGATCTGCAACTTACCATAGCCAACAAGACCCTATCTCTACCTCAAATCTCCCTTCAAATCCAACTCCTAATTCTAATCCTACTGAATCCAGCAGCTGGTTCTTATACGGTTCCACAAGAAGCACCCATGACCGcccttccaccaccaccaccaccaccactaccaaagATTTCGAACTATGGCAGCAACCCACCCAAGCTGATGTTTCTCATAATTTGTTAGCTGGAGCTGCTTCTAtgggtggcggtggtggtggtggtgatggtaggCTCATAAATTTCTCAGACGAATCCACCTGGGGATCTGCGGCTTTTGTTATGATGGGGCATGGTGTCATCGGCGGCGGAAGTAGTGGTGGTAGCGGTGGTGTGAGCTGCCAGGATTGTGGAAACCAAGCCAAGAAAGATTGTCCTCATATGAGATGTAGAACTTGTTGCAAGAGCAGAGGGTTCCATTGCCAAACACACGTGAAAAGCACATGGGTTCCGGCCGCCAAACGCCGGGAGAGACAACAATATAGCTCCGGCACACAAGATCAGAGCCGCCGTCGTGTTcatcaaaacaccaaaagaacaaGATCAACCCAAGATCATGAGAACCCTAATATGCTTAATCCGATTACTGGTGCTATTGCTTACAATTCCTCATCAG GGTTAGAGGTAGGTAATTTTCCCTCCGAAGTGACAACACAAGCGAATTTCAGATGTGTAAGAGTGAGTTCAATTGATGAAACCGATGACCAATTTGCATATCAAGCTGCAGTGAACATAGGAGGACATTTGTTTAAAGGAATTCTTTATGATCAAGGCCCTGAAGGGCAGCAATACATGGGCGGAGACACCTCTTCCGGTGGCAGTGCCGGCGGAATCCCACAACTAAAtctcacaaccaccaccaccacctcccctGGTAATTCAACGGCGGCTGCAAATTATATCGGGCACTCGCTATACCCATCTCTTGGTGGCAACGATTACATGAGTAGTACGCAATTCTTCCATCAAATTTCAAgagattaa